In Erigeron canadensis isolate Cc75 chromosome 6, C_canadensis_v1, whole genome shotgun sequence, the following are encoded in one genomic region:
- the LOC122603853 gene encoding LOW QUALITY PROTEIN: protein RTE1-HOMOLOG (The sequence of the model RefSeq protein was modified relative to this genomic sequence to represent the inferred CDS: deleted 1 base in 1 codon) — MELDIKSEGGMMTKQDVPLASKEIDPVKGCFPCCIVWTPLPVISWFLPLGKHNILIRSCLSFMFFFLIGIIFGGVTFLTFLTFFAFLLVGWFLCGTNCFKNFIQI, encoded by the exons ATGGAATTAGATATAAAATCTGAGGGCGGCATGATGACTAAGCAAGATGTTCCACTAGCTAGCAAGGAGATTGATCCGGTAAAAGGATGTTTTCCGTGTTGCATTGTGTGGACACCTCTACCAGTTATTTCATGGTTCCTTCCTTTGGGGAAACATAATATCT TGATTCGATCTTGTTTGTCGTTTATGTTCTTTTTCTTGATTGGAATCATCTTTGGAGGGGTAACCTTTCtaacattcttgacattttTTGCATTTCTTCTGGTTGGATGGTTTCTTTGTGGTACCAACTGTTTCAAAAACTTTATCCAAATCTAg
- the LOC122603851 gene encoding beta-galactosidase 3-like translates to METNSISKWVLFFFIVIQLGFQYISCSVTYDGKAIVINGRRRILMSGSIHYPRSTPEMWEDIIMKAKEGGLDVIETYVFWNVHEPSPGIYNFEGRYDLVRFLKTVQKAGLYAHLRIGPYVCAEWNFGGFPVWLKYVPGISFRTDNEPFKRAMKVFTEKIVNLMKHENLFESQGGPIILSQIENEYGALDKKYGAPGYNYMTWAAEMAVGLRTGVPWIMCKQDDAPDPIINTCNGFYCDAFKPNKPYKPKIWTEAWTGWFSEFGGVVHKRPVEDLAYAVARFIQKGGSFVNYYMYHGGTNFGRSAGGPFITTSYDYDAPIDEYGLVRQPKYGHLTELHKAIKQCEPALVSGDPTVISLGTNQKAHIFHSKFGHCAAFLSNDDKANATRVLFNKMRHTLPPWSISILPDCRNIVFNTAKIGVQSTRMKMLPTHSVMFSWQMYNEDLTTRDEDSGFTTFGLLDQVNVTRDASDYLWYTTSVDIGSTESFLHGGEHPKLLVQSTGHALHVFINGELLGSASGTRESRRITYKEKIKLRSGINKIALLSVAMGLSNIGGHYESWETGVLGPVVLYGLDKGKQDLTHSKWSYQVGLKGEAKDVVSMNSMSSVEWVQGSLIAQKKQPLTWHKAYFNEPEGNEPLALDMQSMGKGQVWINGQSIGRYWTAYAAGDCQRCHYTGTYRPSKCQVGCGRPTQRWYHVPRSWLKLTGNLLVLFEEIGGDPTRISLVKRSMTSVCADMFEYHPKKKNWHYNSYGKTQIIRRPKVHLQCSPGFSITSIKFASFGTPLGTCGNFRQGTCHAPSSHDVLSKRCIGKEKCVVTISNNNFGQDPCPNTLKRLTVEAFCAPTSRV, encoded by the exons ATGGAAACCAACTCGATTTCCAAATGGGTTTTGTTCTTCTTTATTGTTATTCAATTGGGTTTCCAATACATTTCGTGTAGCGTAACGTATGATGGCAAAGCCATTGTTATTAATGGTAGAAGAAGAATATTGATGTCTGGTTCTATACATTACCCACGAAGTACTCCCGAG ATGTGGGAAGACATTATAATGAAGGCTAAAGAAGGAGGATTGGATGTGATTGAAACTTACGTGTTTTGGAATGTTCATGAGCCATCTCCTGGCATT TACAACTTTGAAGGGCGATACGATTTGGTAAGATTTTTAAAGACAGTACAAAAAGCAGGGCTTTATGCTCATCTCAGAATTGGACCTTATGTTTGTGCTGAGTGGAATTTCGG TGGATTTCCGGTATGGCTAAAGTATGTGCCAGGCATTAGTTTTAGAACTGACAATGAGCCATTTAAG AGAGCTATGAAAGTGTTCACTGAGAAAATTGTGAATTTGATGAAGCATGAAAACCTATTTGAATCCCAAGGAGGCCCAATTATACTTTCTCAG ATAGAGAATGAGTATGGGGCATTAGATAAAAAATATGGAGCTCCTGGATACAACTACATGACTTGGGCTGCAGAAATGGCCGTTGGATTAAGGACAGGTGTCCCTTGGATCATGTGCAAGCAAGACGATGCGCCGGATCCTATT ATAAACACATGCAATGGTTTTTATTGTGATGCTTTCAAACCCAACAAGCCTTACAAACCCAAAATTTGGACAGAGGCATGGACAGGATG GTTCAGTGAATTTGGTGGTGTGGTGCACAAGAGGCCCGTCGAAGATTTGGCATATGCTGTTGCACGCTTCATACAAAAGGGTGGATCGTTTGTTAATTACTACatg TATCATGGAGGTACAAATTTTGGCCGCtcggctggaggtccttttatCACTACTAGTTATGATTATGATGCTCCAATCGACGAATATG GATTGGTCAGACAACCTAAATATGGCCATTTGACTGAGCTTCACAAAGCAATTAAGCAATGTGAACCTGCTTTAGTGTCTGGAGATCCAACTGTCATCTCTCTAGGAACTAATCAAAAG GCACACATATTCCATTCGAAATTTGGACATTGTGCAGCTTTTCTCTCAAATGATGATAAAGCTAATGCCACACGAGTATTGTTTAACAAGATGCGCCATACCTTACCTCCTTGGTCCATCAGTATTCTTCCGGATTGTAGGAATATCGTCTTCAATACGGCCAAA ATAGGAGTTCAATCAACACGAATGAAGATGTTACCAACCCATTCCGTGATGTTTTCATGGCAAATGTATAATGAAGATTTAACTACAAGGGACGAAGACTCTGGTTTCACAACGTTTGGTCTTTTAGACCAAGTAAATGTCACTCGGGATGCTAGTGATTATCTTTGGTATACAACCAG TGTTGATATTGGCTCAACTGAGTCATTCTTGCATGGAGGGGAGCATCCAAAGCTCTTAGTGCAGTCAACCGGGCATGCTCTTCATGTGTTTATAAATGGGGAACTTTTAG GTTCGGCTTCTGGAACAAGAGAAAGTAGGAGAATCACATACAAGGAGAAGATTAAACTCCGTTCTGGAATAAACAAGATCGCTCTATTGAGTGTTGCTATGGGATTATCG AATATTGGCGGGCATTACGAGAGCTGGGAGACTGGCGTTCTAGGTCCAGTGGTTTTGTATGGTCTTGACAAAGGAAAACAGGACTTGACCCATTCAAAATGGTCATACCAG GTTGGTTTGAAGGGTGAGGCCAAGGATGTTGTTTCCATGAATAGTATGTCCTCTGTTGAATGGGTGCAAGGTTCCCTAATTGCCCAAAAGAAGCAACCGTTGACATGGCACAAG GCGTACTTCAATGAACCCGAAGGCAATGAACCATTGGCTCTAGATATGCAAAGTATGGGGAAGGGACAAGTATGGATTAATGGTCAAAGCATTGGAAGATACTGGACGGCTTATGCAGCTGGTGATTGCCAACGATGCCATTATACTGGAACTTATCGCCCTTCTAAATGTCAAGTTGGTTGTGGTCGACCAACCCAACGATG GTACCATGTGCCTAGATCATGGCTAAAACTGACAGGTAATCTGCTGGTGCTCTTTGAAGAGATTGGGGGCGATCCTACGAGAATTTCACTAGTAAAGAGATCAATGACAAGTGTGTGTGCTGATATGTTTGAGTATCACCCAAAGAAAAAGAATTGGCATTATAATAGCTATGGGAAAACACAGATTATTCGTAGACCAAAAGTTCACCTCCAATGCAGTCCAGGTTTTTCGATTACTTCAATTAAATTTGCAAGCTTTGGAACTCCTCTTGGAACCTGTGGTAACTTTCGTCAAGGAACTTGCCATGCTCCTTCCTCACATGATGTCCTTAGCAAG AGGTGCATAGGGAAAGAAAAGTGTGTCGTTACAATATCAAACAACAACTTTGGTCAGGACCCGTGTCCAAACACATTGAAACGGTTGACGGTTGAAGCTTTCTGTGCTCCAACTTCAAGGGTTTGA
- the LOC122605924 gene encoding uncharacterized protein LOC122605924 isoform X1 produces the protein MILRNNNRMMKPRISFILTVLLLYKTASVVSVVVPATSCYVLDNSSHIHDFSNWIGKEFEYDGAGTDFAVRFCTDVESRSNLGYVGFGRFDAFHYFAAGSGQYDFVQEFYNGDLRLCEKTHDKRGRTAQLNIICGDCPNARCKGGLECVCNVTFESDCRIIVELAIACEKPGARVFEGFTVGFHPRSWEIVYNGMTQYGYEKAYMDYSFDTDQSRLSLYMTAISSISQLVTIPTITVSPDTGLEVTLSGSAATGSPPTTLSPTLLNIDWRCERAHDSPYEVQVTIPVDGYDPVKFTLTKMCKFKQSESGNSTKGWAIFGIISCIFFAISTLFCCGGFIYKIQVQKQHGIDALPGMTILSACLETVSGAGGVSAYMQPNDFNDVYASHASWTRDSVASPGSSKTSERRYGT, from the exons ATGATACTTCGTAATAATAATAGAATGATGAAGCCCAGGATCAGTTTTATCCTAACAG tGTTGTTGCTATATAAAACTGCAAGTGTTGTTTCAGTAGTGGTACCTGCCACCAGTTGTTATGTTCTTGACAATTCTAGCCACATTCATGATTTT AGCAACTGGATAGGAAAAGAGTTCGAGTATGATGGAGCG GGTACCGACTTTGCTGTTCGGTTCTGTACAGATGTTGAAAGTAGATCAAACCTg GGATATGTTGGTTTTGGCAGATTTGATGCTTTCCACTATTTTGCTGCTGGTTCAGGACAATATGATTTTGTTCAG GAATTTTACAATGGTGATCTCCGACTATGTGAAAAAACTCATGACAAAAGAGGGCGGACGGCTCAG TTAAACATAATATGCGGTGATTGCCCAAATGCGCGGTGCAAAG GTGGGCTCGAATGTGTATGCAATGTTACATTTGAATCGGATTGCAG AATTATTGTTGAACTTGCAATTGCATGTGAGAAACCTGGTGCACGAGTGTTTGAAGGATTCACTGTCGGTTTTCATCCACGGTCATGGGAAATT GTTTACAATGGCATGACTCAATACGGTTATGAAAAGGCATACATGGACTACAG TTTTGACACAGACCAGAGTCGTCTATCACTCTATATGACTGCAATTTCTTCAATTTCTCAATTAGTGACAATTCCGACCATTACG GTTTCCCCTGACACCGGTTTGGAGGTTACTTTGTCTGGATCGGCAGCAACTGGGAGTCCACCCACTACTTTGTCTCCAACATTGTTGAATATAGACTGGAgat GCGAAAGAGCCCATGATAGTCCATATGAGGTCCAGGTAACCATCCCAGTGGATGGTTATGATCCCGTCAAGTTTACTCTTACAAAAATGTGTA AATTTAAGCAAAGTGAATCTGGAAACTCTACTAAAGGATGGGCAATATTTGGAATTATATCATGCAT ATTCTTTGCCATTTCAACACTGTTTTGCTGCGGTGGCTTTATTTACAAGATTCAAGTACAAAAGCAG CATGGGATTGATGCACTGCCAGGCATGACCATATTATCTGCATGTTTGGAGACT GTGAGTGGTGCTGGAGGAGTGTCTGCCTACATGCAGCCAAATGACTTCAATGATGTTTATGCAAGCCACGCCTCATGGACCCGTGATTCTGTTGCTTCTCCAggatcttcaaaaacaagtgaGAGAAGATACGGGACATAA
- the LOC122605924 gene encoding uncharacterized protein LOC122605924 isoform X2 → MILRNNNRMMKPRISFILTVLLLYKTASVVSVVVPATSCYVLDNSSHIHDFSNWIGKEFEYDGAGTDFAVRFCTDVESRSNLGYVGFGRFDAFHYFAAGSGQYDFVQEFYNGDLRLCEKTHDKRGRTAQLNIICGDCPNARCKGGLECVCNVTFESDCRIIVELAIACEKPGARVFEGFTVGFHPRSWEIVYNGMTQYGYEKAYMDYSFDTDQSRLSLYMTAISSISQLVTIPTITVSPDTGLEVTLSGSAATGSPPTTLSPTLLNIDWRCERAHDSPYEVQVTIPVDGYDPVKFTLTKMCIQNLSKVNLETLLKDGQYLELYHAYSLPFQHCFAAVALFTRFKYKSSMGLMHCQA, encoded by the exons ATGATACTTCGTAATAATAATAGAATGATGAAGCCCAGGATCAGTTTTATCCTAACAG tGTTGTTGCTATATAAAACTGCAAGTGTTGTTTCAGTAGTGGTACCTGCCACCAGTTGTTATGTTCTTGACAATTCTAGCCACATTCATGATTTT AGCAACTGGATAGGAAAAGAGTTCGAGTATGATGGAGCG GGTACCGACTTTGCTGTTCGGTTCTGTACAGATGTTGAAAGTAGATCAAACCTg GGATATGTTGGTTTTGGCAGATTTGATGCTTTCCACTATTTTGCTGCTGGTTCAGGACAATATGATTTTGTTCAG GAATTTTACAATGGTGATCTCCGACTATGTGAAAAAACTCATGACAAAAGAGGGCGGACGGCTCAG TTAAACATAATATGCGGTGATTGCCCAAATGCGCGGTGCAAAG GTGGGCTCGAATGTGTATGCAATGTTACATTTGAATCGGATTGCAG AATTATTGTTGAACTTGCAATTGCATGTGAGAAACCTGGTGCACGAGTGTTTGAAGGATTCACTGTCGGTTTTCATCCACGGTCATGGGAAATT GTTTACAATGGCATGACTCAATACGGTTATGAAAAGGCATACATGGACTACAG TTTTGACACAGACCAGAGTCGTCTATCACTCTATATGACTGCAATTTCTTCAATTTCTCAATTAGTGACAATTCCGACCATTACG GTTTCCCCTGACACCGGTTTGGAGGTTACTTTGTCTGGATCGGCAGCAACTGGGAGTCCACCCACTACTTTGTCTCCAACATTGTTGAATATAGACTGGAgat GCGAAAGAGCCCATGATAGTCCATATGAGGTCCAGGTAACCATCCCAGTGGATGGTTATGATCCCGTCAAGTTTACTCTTACAAAAATGTGTA TACAGAATTTAAGCAAAGTGAATCTGGAAACTCTACTAAAGGATGGGCAATATTTGGAATTATATCATGCAT ATTCTTTGCCATTTCAACACTGTTTTGCTGCGGTGGCTTTATTTACAAGATTCAAGTACAAAAGCAG CATGGGATTGATGCACTGCCAGGCATGA
- the LOC122603267 gene encoding D-2-hydroxyglutarate dehydrogenase, mitochondrial isoform X1, protein MVKRLSSCYYHHFLKNNSNKSIIDHHLLNPRFIPSFINTFTQLNPPSPSPVAGIGNSSPVPLKRFLANYIWDLQKPSLIHMQNMSGIQYRNYGSVVSTVVQRNPSFSTINDDDIIHFKKILGAKKVIQEDEELQTANTDWMHKYKGSSKLMLLPENTEELSQILKYCNSRCLAVVPQGGNTGLVGGSVPVFDEVIINTRRMNSIISFDETSGVLVCEAGCILENLISFLDKKGFIMPLDLGAKGSCQIGGNVSTNAGGLRLVRYGSLHGTVLGLEAVLANGDVIDMLGTLRKDNTGYDLKHLFIGSEGSLGIITKISILTPPKLSSVNIAFLACQDYVSCQKLLFQAKRRLGEILSAFEFLDAQAMNLVLNHLDSVRNPLPSSVYNFYVLIETTGSEESSDKEKLEAFLLHAMESGLVSDGAIAQDFNQASSFWHIREGVPEALMKAGAVYKYDLSLPVEKMYDLVEEMRIRLGEKANVVGYGHLGDGNLHLNISAPQYDDSLLAQIEPFVYEWTSRHRGSISAEHGLGLMKAEKIFYSKASGTVQLMASIKKLLDPSGILNPYKVIPTSLLS, encoded by the exons ATGGTGAAACGATTATCCTCTTGTTATTatcatcattttcttaaaaataattcaaataaatcaatcattgaTCATCATCTTCTTAATCCTCGATTCATCCCATCATTTATTAATACTTTCACTCAACTTAATCCTCCATCGCCTTCTCCAG TTGCAGGCATCGGAAATAGTTCCCCTGTGCCTCTAAAACGGTTTCTTGCAAATTATATATGGGACCTTCAGAAACCTTCCCTGATTCACATGCAAAATATGTCCGGGATACAGTACAGAAATTATGGGTCTGTGGTCTCCACTGTAGTTCAGAGAAACCCCTCCTTTTCGACCATTAATGATGACGATATCATCCATTTTAAGAAGATACTCGGGGCTAAAAAAGTTATTCAAGAAGATGAAGAACTACAAACTGCAAACACTGATTGGATGCATAAGTACAAAGGATCAAGTAAGCTTATGCTCCTACCCGAGAACACTGAGGAG TTATCTCAAATTCTGAAGTATTGCAATTCTAGATGTCTGGCAGTTGTTCCACAAGGTGGAAATACAGGCCTTGTTGGAGGAAGTGTTCCTGTGTTTGATGAA GTCATTATTAATACTCGGCGCATGAATAGCATTATTTCGTTTGACGAG ACAAGCGGTGTACTTGTATGTGAagcaggatgtatactggaaaATCTGATATCTTTCTTAGACAAAAAAGG CTTTATTATGCCATTAGACCTGGGTGCAAAAGGAAGCTGCCAAATTGGTGGAAATGTTTCTACTAATGCTGGTGGTTTGCGCTTAGTGCGTTATGGATCGCTACATGGAACTGTTCTTG GTCTTGAAGCTGTTTTGGCGAATGGTGATGTGATTGATATGCTTGGTACTTTGAGAAAAGATAATACTGGCTATGATTTGAAGCATTTGTTTATAG GCAGTGAAGGGTCCTTGGGTATCATAACAAAGATTTCGATACTCACACCTCCAAAATTGTCTTCAGTAAACATAGCTTTCCTTGCTTGCCAAGATTATGTTAGTTGCCAG AAACTCCTATTTCAAGCTAAACGAAGGCTTGGTGAAATATTATCTGCATTTGAATTTCTAGATGCCCAAGCAATGAATCTG GTTCTTAACCATTTAGATAGTGTCCGGAATCCATTACCATCCTCAGTTTACAACTTTTATGTTCTCATCGAGACAACAGGCAGTGAGGAATCTAGCGACAA GGAGAAACTTGAGGCCTTTCTTCTTCATGCTATGGAAAGTGGTTTGGTATCTGATGGTGCCATTGCACAGGATTTTAATCAAGCATCATCATTTTGGCACATTCGTGAG GGTGTTCCAGAAGCACTGATGAAAGCTGGAGCTGTATATAAGTATGATCTATCATTACCTGTTGAAAAGATGTATGATCTTGTTGAGGAAATGCGAATACGTCTCG GTGAAAAAGCAAATGTAGTGGGATATGGTCACCTTGGAGACGGTAACCTCCATTTAAACATTTCAGCTCCACAGTATGATGATTCT CTATTGGCCCAAATTGAACCGTTTGTCTATGAATGGACATCTCGGCATCGTGGGAGTATTAGTGCTGAACATGGACTGGGTCTTATGAAAGCTGAAAAGATTTTCTACAGCAAGGCGTCTGGAACT GTACAACTTATGGCTTCAATCAAGAAGTTGTTGGATCCCAGTGGTATATTGAATCCTTACAAAGTTATCCCAACATCGCTCCTATCCTAG
- the LOC122603267 gene encoding D-2-hydroxyglutarate dehydrogenase, mitochondrial isoform X2, which yields MMTISSILRRYSGLKKLFKKMKNYKLQTLIGCISTKDQLSQILKYCNSRCLAVVPQGGNTGLVGGSVPVFDEVIINTRRMNSIISFDETSGVLVCEAGCILENLISFLDKKGFIMPLDLGAKGSCQIGGNVSTNAGGLRLVRYGSLHGTVLGLEAVLANGDVIDMLGTLRKDNTGYDLKHLFIGSEGSLGIITKISILTPPKLSSVNIAFLACQDYVSCQKLLFQAKRRLGEILSAFEFLDAQAMNLVLNHLDSVRNPLPSSVYNFYVLIETTGSEESSDKEKLEAFLLHAMESGLVSDGAIAQDFNQASSFWHIREGVPEALMKAGAVYKYDLSLPVEKMYDLVEEMRIRLGEKANVVGYGHLGDGNLHLNISAPQYDDSLLAQIEPFVYEWTSRHRGSISAEHGLGLMKAEKIFYSKASGTVQLMASIKKLLDPSGILNPYKVIPTSLLS from the exons ATGATGACGATATCATCCATTTTAAGAAGATACTCGGGGCTAAAAAAGTTATTCAAGAAGATGAAGAACTACAAACTGCAAACACTGATTGGATGCATAAGTACAAAGGATCAA TTATCTCAAATTCTGAAGTATTGCAATTCTAGATGTCTGGCAGTTGTTCCACAAGGTGGAAATACAGGCCTTGTTGGAGGAAGTGTTCCTGTGTTTGATGAA GTCATTATTAATACTCGGCGCATGAATAGCATTATTTCGTTTGACGAG ACAAGCGGTGTACTTGTATGTGAagcaggatgtatactggaaaATCTGATATCTTTCTTAGACAAAAAAGG CTTTATTATGCCATTAGACCTGGGTGCAAAAGGAAGCTGCCAAATTGGTGGAAATGTTTCTACTAATGCTGGTGGTTTGCGCTTAGTGCGTTATGGATCGCTACATGGAACTGTTCTTG GTCTTGAAGCTGTTTTGGCGAATGGTGATGTGATTGATATGCTTGGTACTTTGAGAAAAGATAATACTGGCTATGATTTGAAGCATTTGTTTATAG GCAGTGAAGGGTCCTTGGGTATCATAACAAAGATTTCGATACTCACACCTCCAAAATTGTCTTCAGTAAACATAGCTTTCCTTGCTTGCCAAGATTATGTTAGTTGCCAG AAACTCCTATTTCAAGCTAAACGAAGGCTTGGTGAAATATTATCTGCATTTGAATTTCTAGATGCCCAAGCAATGAATCTG GTTCTTAACCATTTAGATAGTGTCCGGAATCCATTACCATCCTCAGTTTACAACTTTTATGTTCTCATCGAGACAACAGGCAGTGAGGAATCTAGCGACAA GGAGAAACTTGAGGCCTTTCTTCTTCATGCTATGGAAAGTGGTTTGGTATCTGATGGTGCCATTGCACAGGATTTTAATCAAGCATCATCATTTTGGCACATTCGTGAG GGTGTTCCAGAAGCACTGATGAAAGCTGGAGCTGTATATAAGTATGATCTATCATTACCTGTTGAAAAGATGTATGATCTTGTTGAGGAAATGCGAATACGTCTCG GTGAAAAAGCAAATGTAGTGGGATATGGTCACCTTGGAGACGGTAACCTCCATTTAAACATTTCAGCTCCACAGTATGATGATTCT CTATTGGCCCAAATTGAACCGTTTGTCTATGAATGGACATCTCGGCATCGTGGGAGTATTAGTGCTGAACATGGACTGGGTCTTATGAAAGCTGAAAAGATTTTCTACAGCAAGGCGTCTGGAACT GTACAACTTATGGCTTCAATCAAGAAGTTGTTGGATCCCAGTGGTATATTGAATCCTTACAAAGTTATCCCAACATCGCTCCTATCCTAG